Below is a genomic region from Trichoderma asperellum chromosome 2, complete sequence.
CAGAATCGAAGGCTCGGGCTTTGCTCTCAGCTACATGGACAACGAGGGTGATACCGTGTCCATCACCACCGACAATGACCTGCTAGAGGCCATTCTCCTAGCACGCCAAGCACATCTTGAGAAGGTCGACCTCTACGTGCATGACTCCGAGAAGCAGCCTTCAGCGCCTTCACTGGACGCACTCCCTACCCCGGCCTCATCATCTGCTGGCCTCCGTGAGCGACGGAGAGCTTACGAGGAGGATTCGGAgagtgaggaggaggaatcagaggaggaagaggaacggCCTGTCCGCCGATCGCGGCGATCAAGGACGGTGGTTCACCAGGAGCAGCTGATTGCCGGTGTGCCCAACGATCTCTTGCTGCCCGGCGCTATCATCACTCTTGCGGTGGTAATTGTCGGAGTGTTTACTATTGCTAGAGCGACTAGCCGGTAAAGAATGCAGTGCATCCCCTCTTGTATGGCGTTTTATTCCCCATAATGACCTTGACGAAGAAAAAGTTGGTTGGCATTGGTAACTGTAGATTTCTCAAGCACAGACAAATCGTCATAgatttaaggctttttttttttttttccatacGACTTTTACTTGTAATTTCATATCATGATATCATAAACCAAGGGAAGGCATCCATCAAaaacagaaacagaaacagaTGAATTTCGATTTTCGTGTTCCTGTAGTAAATGCCCCATTTTCAAGGTATAGAAAAGGTAGCTCTCCACTACATGATCAACATACATATAGAGCAAGCTGCACACATCCAATCTAAAATACAGTACGAGCCACTTTCGACGTGGGGTTAATGGTTGCTGCCACCGGACCGCGGGGTCATTTTAGTGCACAGCAAGAAAAACGTTGGCAGCTCTGAGCAGTGGCGGAACCGGAAAATATGCCTCGCCGCAGACACTCCATCCAGAGCGGCGTGATCCAAAATTTGGACTCGGGCGACCTAGTCGGACGGTAGCAGGATCGCAACACAAGCCGCCATGAATGTCCAGAGCGCTGCTGTGCGGCATGGTAAGTCAATTGAATATGTAGACTTGTCTAGGGGATGCTGATCAAGTGCAGGCCGCCGCGCATTGGCGTCTCCTCTGCCGAGAACCGTTCTACGACAAATCTCGACCGAAGTAAAGACGGCGACAGCCTCAAGCTCAACATCCAATGGGCCTGCTCAGGCGTGGCCGACGCCCCaggctgccgctgcctctcCCAAGATGGTTTCTTcatcgaagaagaagcaaaagattGTCGAAGAAGTCATCATGACCCTCGGAGCCAACTcttcgcagcagcaccacggAACCGCATGGACAAAGTCACATCAGAGGGGCAAGCAGAATCTGACCCCCTCCCAACAGTATGCCGAATTTCAGCGCATTCAGAAGAATACAAGAAGCCTTGGTTCAAAGCTTGAGAAGCGCTATATCCCCACGGAAATCATTAGCAACCCTCCCCGGCCAGAGGACGTTACGCTGGAGCTGTTGATGGCGTCGCAGACACACATGGGACACAACACCTCACTATGGAACCCGGCCAATTCACGATACATTTACGGCGTGCGACAGGGCGTCCACGTCATTTCTCTCGAAACGACAGCGGCGCATCTTCGACGGGCGGCCCGAGTGGTTGAGGAGGTGGCCTACCGCGGCGGCATTATTCTCTTTGTCGGTACCCGCAAGGGCCAGATGGAGATTGTCACAAGGGCATCTGAGCTGGCAGGCGCCTACCACCTGTTCACAAAGTGGACCCCTGGCGCCATCACAAACCGAGACGTCATTCTCAAGACCCAGGGCATGAAGGTGGTGGACCACCTGGATAAGGAGCTTGATGGATTCGACATGTTCAAGGGCACAGCGAGACCGCTGCTGCCGGACTTGGTGGTTTGCCTCAACCCCTTAGAGAATTACACGCTGCTGTACGAGTGTGGCCTGAAGAACATTCCCACGATTGGAGTCATTGACACAAATACCGATCCCTCATGGGTCACATACACGATTCCCGCCAACGACGACAGGTTAGTAGAGCTGTTAATAGGCCCATTTGCTTCCACTCTGATGATTGCTAATTCTTCCCTTAGTCTTCGTGCCATGGCATTGGTTGCTGGAGTCCTGGGCCGTGCGGGAGAGGCCGGCCAGAAGCGACGTATTCAAGACGCCAAAAAGGGCGACATCTCATGGAGCACCTCTCCTGAGCTTAGCCGCCACATGAGAAAGGAAGTGCAGGCCGCCGTCCTCAAGAGGAAAGAAGTCATGGGCAGGATGCAGGCCAACATTCAGGGATTCACAGATGAGGAGTTGAAGCTGCTAAGGTCGCAGTACCTGggcgagcagcaagaagaggtCACTGAAGAGGAGCTGGTGAACTTGATGGGAGAGACTGTCGCGAGTGAGGCTGCGGCGCCTGCTGAGACGACGTTGAGCGCGCAGTTGGGTAGCATCGAAGCGCAGCTGGAGAGCTTGAAGGCGAACGCTGCCGAGATTGAGTCAGCAGTCCGGGAAAATGTATAAAAGACAATTAGACGCATGTATAAAAGGGGGAAAACAGGGGAGGAGAGGGATTTTAAAACAGAAATTGTATAATAGACGACGTGTATATGGACGGATGCAGGTGCACGATGCAAACGAGATGAACGTTTCCACCTTAATTTGGCCCATTTCAAAGCGATCCCGTCCATCCCTtgccctttttatcttttcctctcgtttctcttcctccttcttccctttttttcctttccccgAGCAACGGCCGCCTGCCAATGACATCGCCAGCTTAACCTAGAGGAAGCCCTGCGAGCCGAAACGGAGAAACCCTCGCTCCGACGAGGATTTACCTTAAAGATAAGGTACCTCCGATACCATTTTTAGCTGccgacacacacacacaccacCCTGCAAAAGGGCTTTCCGCCTCCCCCGAGCAGAACGTCGCACGACGAACTTTTCAGCACAGcagccagcaccagcaccagcggcaATCCAGCAAGCCAAAGCCCAGCGGAAAGAAAAACAGCCCCCGAAGCAGGACGTCAGGCAGTCAGCCAGCAGCGCGAACAGCGGCCGAGCCAAAATTCCGAACGGCACCCATCCAGACGAAACTGGCTGCCATCGCTGGATCTTGGCCgcgcagaaaagaagaaacccttttaaccttttttttcttactggGGGAAAACAGTGAGGCTGGAGCCCGCGCAAAAGGGAGCAACCAAAATTTTTAGAGGACGACccttggatttttttttacccttcTTTCCACtttgggcctttttttttttt
It encodes:
- a CDS encoding uncharacterized protein (BUSCO:EOG092D29P8) encodes the protein MNVQSAAVRHGRRALASPLPRTVLRQISTEVKTATASSSTSNGPAQAWPTPQAAAASPKMVSSSKKKQKIVEEVIMTLGANSSQQHHGTAWTKSHQRGKQNLTPSQQYAEFQRIQKNTRSLGSKLEKRYIPTEIISNPPRPEDVTLELLMASQTHMGHNTSLWNPANSRYIYGVRQGVHVISLETTAAHLRRAARVVEEVAYRGGIILFVGTRKGQMEIVTRASELAGAYHLFTKWTPGAITNRDVILKTQGMKVVDHLDKELDGFDMFKGTARPLLPDLVVCLNPLENYTLLYECGLKNIPTIGVIDTNTDPSWVTYTIPANDDSLRAMALVAGVLGRAGEAGQKRRIQDAKKGDISWSTSPELSRHMRKEVQAAVLKRKEVMGRMQANIQGFTDEELKLLRSQYLGEQQEEVTEEELVNLMGETVASEAAAPAETTLSAQLGSIEAQLESLKANAAEIESAVRENV